The Gadus morhua chromosome 18, gadMor3.0, whole genome shotgun sequence DNA segment TTTTGTacgacattttcttcaataaccGAAGCTTTCGGCGTTATCCAGAAATACCTCGCGattaatgtgtttatttattatccccctgtctcacggaagtgcgattctgtcgaccaatcaacggactgcgtgtgtagctcgaacttttCGGCACcgtttcaggcgtctcagttgTCCCTGAAGATCGTGGATCTAACATTAGTTTGGCATTACATTAATTGATTAacagttttatttaattttaaaccGTGTATTCTCCATGTAAATCCATGCACCGAACCGTGACGTCCGTACCGATTCGGTTCAATTCGAATacatgtatcgttacacccctagggTGGACACAGCGATATCCTCTGCTGGCGTCTGTAACTGGGGGGTTGACCGTACCCCACCCAGTCCACCAGATACTGGACCCCACGTCCACGGCGGCGGGAGTGGAGGAGACGCCGGACAGTAAACACCGGGCCTCTATCGacgagctgagggggaggagggggcggaacgggaggagccagagggctTTCCTGGACTGGTTTGACCCTGGATATATGGAAGGTTGGTTGGATCCTCATGGAACGAGGAAGCTGAAGGCATACCACCTCTGGGTTTATGATGCTGGTTATGGGAAATGGTCCTATGAACTTGGGGGCCAGCTTGCGACTCTCcactttaaggagcaggtcacGGGTGGAGAGCCAGACCTTCTGGCCAAGttctgtcgtggcaatttctctatcagatattgcgtctaagcagatgagatatttagatgcaaaaagcacacaatacttgcaggcaattgctggtcatatatatttgtaataaaagtacgaacaaagatacatcacaacatgcatcaacaaaaaacataacaggcatacattacaataatctgcggcctcagatgggagcttctctttgcgtgttacttcatactctaaagcaggcgcgtcgttagacctgggcattcggggctatagccccggatcttttgggatcagccccggatctctgccgtaaaaaaaaaaaaagaaagtgtgtatatatatatatatatatatatatatatatatatatagctgctttcatacacgtaagtactggctgctcttctgaatatatgctgcatcgttgcagcaacattgaagacgatcgcgttgacttctgcggtctgttctgcctccatgctgtctgcgtcaaaccaaaacaaatctgagtgacagcggccgcacttatcccgcctcctgcaaatgtacgtaatatccctccccttgcaatgccggcgctggcactggccgcgggagcaagatgttattcaaacaaaaatgcatcaatcattgttttattctttcattacacaatttctttcattcttataaataaaaaaataatataaatacatatataaatctagccaacttgtcaatcaaaattagtcttgtcttgtccctctggttgttcattctaaaacactacaatcttttgagaagcaaatggttgcagcctctataggcgctgatgtgagtactgtatgcatgcaatactactactcatagtaataatcggagagggttgagaaacagtgggttgacaatccattctggtacctcattttgaaaatccccaaaaaagaaacttcacgtaggactgtctttcgatttttaatacattgctttggaggttttcaatctaacatcccactggtttgattttacctaagagaattttttttattttttaaagcatccacagcagccataataatgagattatgagacaatgagaatgaagcggcaacagtgtgactgtgcagagtgagagagatggcttcaatggatgaccagggattggtggtggccagagctatagagagagagagttgcgacacgctatgatctcgccgacagggtggtcacgtggttcatgtaagcctcaatagttccaaacacgccgcgctttcaatgttattctatgggacgacagcagagatttcaatattaaatggtaaatatgaatgaaaaaatcacatgcaagtatttgtctgactgttattgcattattgcatatttgtaaatgtcagttttacatttagagcggtagggggtaactgaaagctatctataagtactattacttagatacgtttttaagttttggagggaaagcttcaagttcgtgttagcatactggcctaaccttaacttgtaccttacatctgtgttgaaatcaaagtattcaagatgttctaccatgatcatttaaagatataagccacacaaagtatcaaatataaagaacaacaactcattacgcttggatgaatgaaattgtatttttttttattaaacaattagtgtgacaagaacaagtaattgcgattgtgtgaacagattcaacaatggacacagcagggaacactatatacttagggcaaaccattaacatataacgttgcaaatatactatactttatgccattacaatacttCGAATAGCCCTAGGAAATTCAAAATGGGTTTAGGAGGGAGGATCCTCGTTTGgtcatgaactctgacctctaacctattctcaaaagtcagggcataagtggttgaggaacagttgttacccgctctgtgatcttcaatggtgtcatggttcattggttacaactaacattttacagatcaatggtcatactatggttggctgtgcagcatttggatgctccaatcggtccgagaagggttcacggcttccccaaggaccaagagcgcagggagaaatggatggcaatggtcagccgtcaaaacgtattgacagtcagcaacagtcaaaaacgatgtaacgtaatgttcagatcacttgctagcatttcaaagggcataataattgtagtgtagagaattatgactttccaatgatatttgaagtgcaacggaaactgatattaaagcctacctacaggtacactttggaaatgaccaattcaaagccacaaaagtagataggatgttgaagttgaggcccgatgcaggcccaacaggtttcatccatcgccctaaaccgaagaggaggaaacccccttctgtgagggtgcctccggaaccaagtgcaacggaccacccatattgcgccaaattaaacttcggtatgatccatgcagcttacaatattccccatttcatgtaattctaggatagactacactcctaatgagattacataattcatatttgcacattcagtttaaaaaacaaccagaaggcagggattctctgaggatttgcacacaatgtagataatcgacacatttctacccaattaacaattgccggtagatccatttataaattgtattggtttctgattgtggcagatgatttaattcacattacagaaatgttttgctttaattcattttcttacattggagatgacagtagttgcaaatgcaaaggcaaaatacatataacatcaacattaccttgtaattgttagagattgagggagaaattttggtggatttcaagagcgttgaaaaggacatcacaggagacagagagcaatcaagaggccacattgccagtggcaggtgatccagtggcaggtgatccagtggcaggtgatccagggatttgtgtgccgagggccagtcagtcaggggtcaacagtgaaggaataacttttgccagggccagctgctccagggaccagactgccagggactgatggggcgactgtggaggacctaataaggcaactagaaaaggaaaaattaatgagaaggagagcagagagggctattgcaaaacaaaaaagaatcaatttggcactaagaaagagaatcaatttggcactaagaaagagaaacaattcagtcaacaagaagttataacgaaaaagccatataggttaaattcaccgcccatcgtagggcttcatgtgctgaacatcaccctttccaggatataattaaacaaacactgttatttctactagctatcgcatcataaaacccgtccttaaatcaacctaaattatcctagtaatccaacataaataactaactaaataaaagttagattcactagtactgaactttgtaattgttggtgtagataccatcacatggtgcagtcgagctaacaaactagcaggcaatcggtcgtctaccaagataaaaatatatataattacgctgtgcatgtacaaataaatatcaatatatgcatcataaaggtcctgatacaatatagacagttgacaattcaaaagaggtagctattaatcaatttacccctggagataccttcacagatggtgaagttgagctaacaaactagcaagcaatcggtcgtctaccaagatgaatatatatataattacgctgtgcatttacaaataaagatcagtatatgcatcataaagggcctctgatacaatatagacagttgacaattcaaaagaggtagctatttaatcaatttacctcagaagttactcggcggccagcaatggaaatgaacggtctcctacgccgtaaaatggttgtttggaactattcgaggctccataccccggaagtaggcgctacaacggagtccaatggaagtgtcgcaactctctctctctatagctctggtggtggcgttacccaggaagggcggctttagttaactgcaagcaacagaacatgaatagtgaagtggaggaaggagtcgaaatgagacttcattaacagattcatgtccagctcagatttatatggagataagcttcttaaacaacttgcatacagcataagcaagtaacagaaagtaacatattattttttcattatttaaatctacatcctggttacacgtcgcgcgatagcgcatatcatttcatgcaagcgagtgtttacttcctggttacaggtcgcgcgatagcacatatcatctcatgcgatcttaaagagaacttgacgtgaacagtttaggaatgcatattccgggaaaacattagaactctgaaattctgactaaatataaagcatgtttttatctgtaacattaaacctacactgaaaataagtaataacttaaaaatgaaacataaaagcagaccactacttacttgacgttgcctggctgggggagaaaggtccgtcggagcagcgatggcttcttgacatcgggtaggtgcacgcaggctatataggctattctaatgtcttatttttgccctggcactcggcataggcgacctatgtgttgggggcgcccttaattaattaatcgatacattaattaattaattaattaattatttaattaattaagatactgtagcacgcaggagtcaggacggtgctccccccccgggctaaagccccggatgttttcaattgctaacgacgcgcctgctcTAAAGGTACGCTCGGGAGAAGTCCCCTGAGTAGCTAAAGTTAGGAGCTTTTATACACTTAGATCGGATCCTTGAGGGCAGttgtcccccaataaaccaaaagcctttgttaaccagatgttaatctattgattgaagttTCTTCAGACGTTAAGAAGGTGGTTGAGGCTGTTCCTTATCACCCTTTGCTTCTCtacgctccccagggggtcaagtaaaacaggcccaaaccaaactACATACAACACggaaacggaatgtgaaaccagattacatcacatgaaacactaagaattacattttagaagaccctgcagaatagcaagattccaagaacggaatgtgaaaccagattacatcacacgaaacactaagatttacattttagacGACGCTGAAcgtaacatgtagattttccatcacagttCATAGGCAGGGGTCGGCGTGCAGTGTTTGTTGGCAGCATCAGTGTGGCGATCTGCAGACTTGGAGAGAGCAGTGCGTGCCAGGATCCAGGTGCGTCGACAacgatggatcagtgcttgagCCAAGGGGCAGGATAGGGGTGGTAGATACCCGTAGGCGCACTGAAGGGGAGAGAGGCCGGTGGATGAGCAGGTAAGGGTGCTATGCGCATACTCTACCCATACCAGTTGGTCGGACCAGGATGCTGGATTGCGGTTCACCAGGCATCGGAGGGTGGTCTCTAGATCTTGATTGACCCTCTCGGTCTGTCCATTGGACTGCGGGTGGAAGCCGGAAGACAGGTGGGCAGTGAGAGGTCTTATTCTGGTTACAAACAGGACAGGCGTTGAGAAAGCCCCGGACATCCTCCTCCAGTGACAGCCACCAGAAGCTCCGTCGCAGGAAGTCCTGGGTCCGCTGGATGCCGGGATGGCAGGTGAGCTGGAAAGCATGGCCCCACTGGAGCACGTCGGAACGGAGTGTGACAGGAAAAACGGGCGGTCAGGGGGACAGCAACTTAGAGCTGGCTGGTCCACAGTGGTGGTTCAtgctctctcctctatctcccagGTGACGGAAGCGACGAGGCATGAAGCTTGGCCGATGGTGGAAGGCTTGACCGTCTCATCGGGACACTCGGGGAACTGTCGGAAGAGAGCATCAGGTTTTAGGTTACGAGAACCGGGTCGATAGGACAAGGTGAAGTTGAACCGGTCGAACAGTGACCAGCGGGCCTGTCTGGAGTTCAACCTCTTGGCGGACCGGATATACTCTAGGTTCCGGAATCAGTCCAGACCAAAAATGGAACCTTGGTTCCTTCTAGCCAGAGCCTCCACTCCTCCAGGGAAAGCTTCACCGCCAGAAGCTCCCTCTTGCAGATATCATAGTTTCTCTCCGAGGAGGTTAGACGGCGAGAGAAAAAGGCGCAGGGATGGAGTATCTGGTCGGTGGAAGAACACTGGGAGTGGATCGCCCCTACTCCCACACCGGATGCGTCCACCTCAACAATGAACTGCCGGTCGGGCTCGGGGATCTGAAGGATGGGGGCGGTGGTGAAGCGGGTCTTGAGGGTCTCGAAGGAGTTTTGTGCCTCGTTAGACCAACGGAAGGGGACCTTGGGCGAGGTGAGGGCCGACGCGATGGAGCTGAAGCCTCTGATGAAGCGCCGGTAGAAGTTGGCGAACCCCAAGAAACGGAGCATCTTGAAGGCAGAGGAGAGTAGTGGAAGGGGGTAACGGTTCTTTACTGTGATGTCGTTCAGTCCTCGGTAATCGATGCAGGGCCGTAGGGACTTGTCCTTCTTGCCCACAAAGGGCACCAGCGGGTGACGAAGAGGGTTGGATGATCCACTCTGCTAAGGAGGACCGGATGTACTCCTCCATGGCTTGTCGCTCAGGGGCGGAGAGGGAGTGCAAACGTCCCTTGGGGGGTAAGTGCCCGGAAGGAGATCAATGGCTCAATCATAGGGacgggaggaggcagggaggtggCCTTAGCCTTATTGAAGACGTCCCTCAGTTCATGGTAGACTGCAGGGACCCCGGAGATGTCTGAGAATGGAGCAGCAGCGAGGAGGGAAGGCAACGGTGATTGCGTCTTAAGGCAAGAATGCAGACAGGTCACTCCCCACTCCCGGATGGAACAGGTAGAGCAGTCAATATTGGGGTTGTGCCTACGAAGCCAGGAGTGACCCAGGATGACAGGTTGGCTGGGGGTAGGCAGAAGGATAAACCGGATGGTCTCCCTGTGACCCCCCGGTAGGAGCATGTGCACAGGATTGGTTCGGGAAGTTACCCTCTCCAACACGTGTCCATCCAGGGCTCTGGCAGAGATCGGCGACGGTAGTCTCTCAGGGTGCAGTCCCAGCCGAAGGGCAAGGGACCGATCCATGATGCTCTTGTCGGGCCCTGAGTCGACGAGGGCGGTAATGGGATGGGAACCGGAAGGCAACAGGAGCTCACCGGAAAGAGTGGGTCTTATGGGAGGGGCAGAGTCTGCGACGGAGCTCACCAGTATTGTACTGTTCTCTGtttttcttctaaagtgttGACATAGATAAACAGTCAGCCAAACTCCTTTTCAAGAGCCAGGAAGTGAGCGTGCTTGCTCCTTTATTGACCTCTTAAACAGCAGGTAAGTCAGGATGACGGCATTGAATCAGAGTGAAACTAGAAAAGAAAGATACAAAAAATGCTTTGATGGACTGCTATGAAATAACAGGTAAGTATATGATGGTACATTTGTCTTACAGGCTCAAACACATTACGCTGCTACTTTCTTACAAACTTGCATATCAGTAAACTCGTCAATATAATCATCAATATAAATTGTTCAACATGTAAAGAATGTTTAACACTTACAGTCATTGCTTTCTGAGGGATACACACAAAGGATTACTCAAGGATTAACAGCCATGAGATCATACAAACATGCCATCATATCTTCTCACTGTTTACACTGttacttcctgcttcctgtaACTAGgttgctttcaaaataaaggctCAACAATACCTTTGCAACAATAAAATGTTTCAACAGTCAATTTAAGAGTCTTttaacatataaaacatatTCAGGGCAGAACAAGTATGCCTCTGGTTACTGGTGAGCTCTGGCTTTTACCGGGCATCGATCAGTGTCCTGGCTGACCGCAGAACAAACAGAGGTTCTGCCTCcgtcttctctccttctcctccggggAAAGATGGGTGCGACCCACCTACATGGGCTCCGTATCCCTCCTCCTCAAGGGAGCGGTTGGGGTCAGCGGAAGGAAGGCGGGGATTACTGGGGACCAAGGGCGAGAAGGGCTGCGTGGTGGGACCTCAGaacgtctctccctcctgcgaGCCTGGATTCGGAGGTCGAGGCGGGTAGCGAGCTCGATCAGGGCTTCCAATGAGGATGGCGGGTCGTGGGCAACGAGCTCATCTTTGATGTACCCAGCCAGCCCTTGTAGGAAGACATCACGGAGGGCGGCCAGGTTCCAATCACACATTGTGGACCCTGGCGCGGAACTCGATAGCGTAGTCCGAGACAGAACGACTTCCCTGGGACAGGGCCAACAATTCTCATCCGGCCTCAGCTCCCAGAGGACCGGTTCCGAAGATTCTCCTAAACTCTTCGGCAAAGGAGCGGAAGGGGCAACAGACGGGGGTCCCTCTCTGCCATTCAGCGGTGCCCCAAAGACGCCCCTGTCCTGAGAGATGGTCTATGTGTAAGCCACCCGGGCTTCTTCGGAGGCGAAGGTGAGCGGCTGAAGGGAGAAGATTATGGAGCAATTGCACAGGAAGGTGTTGCAGGTGGTAGGGTCGCCATCGTGACTTTCAGGGGCTCCCACATTTGGCTCACAGgagtagtatataatatatgctgtttgggtccattcctatctgaacacacttccggttggggaggggtgggggtggagggggctatccctattcacaagagccacttcctgtttatggtttatgacgggtcataaaacataaaacccATTGTGTAGGGATGACAGGTGTAATGCCTGTGGTGGacctgcaggggtcgctggggtgcgggatctgtataggcagaggtgtgtatgtgggtgtgtttagtgtatgcgtgtgtgtgtgtgtgtgtgtgtgtgtgtgtgtgtgtgtgtgtgtaacgtattaatgtgttttttaatctaCCCTACTATTTTACGAAACCGgcagatacatttatatatagtaATGGGGGTACCGATAACATATCCGTAATCAtccttatatatactatagatatatataaatatttatagatatatttacaTTAGGATTAAAAGGAGGGTTCACCAACGGTCCATAGAACTAGCATAGTGAAGATACGGACTGTGGTACACATTGCCAATATATTAGGtgatatcatgatactattaagcgctttgagtacgtgaaaagcgctatataaattgaatctattattattattaacagataTTCTAGTGATTTTCATCTAACATGGTGTATTTGGATCaactttattttaccattagtaGATTGTCTGTCTATGATGCGTTGAGTGGGCGTAGGCCTGTGGTACCTACGTGTGCGTGGGTCCAGTACCTATTGGACAGGCGTCTATGACGTCGGGGCCTTAGGTGTGAATGTCTACCGAGGGACTGTTATCAGGCATAAATATACGGGGCCCCGTGATACGGGAGCGTACGACCTCCGACCCTGACGTTAGACACGCTATTCTAAGTTAGTAAACGCGTCGTAGcagttggaagaaaaaaaaaacaaaacagcgatccgtcctgcacaactatgccgactgactgtaagtattcatatgagtgtatcatgattatattatgactgtctatgtgaatcagctgtttatatcTGACCGTAGCTGCGATTACTTCACAGCGAATTGCCGGTGCCGGAGGCGAGAGcgtgaaacagcagcagggtccacgtggaagtatgttttttgttttgttttttatagcagcgtgtaatatatagttccataacactcactctatcattattattattattagttatggtatattcatgtagaacaaagattaaatttgtgtttttccaatgtGTAACAGATTTGCCTGATATTCGGCTCAACATTCAAAGACCGATTCtagcagaccagactaatgtgctgacaagcggtagttttggtaagttgttaatacgaccgccattaatatatctataggtgtattaccaaaataaattatatattaatttaacatctaaaacaaccaaacctaaccccgaatactcttgtattttgttttttgatccACGTTTAGTACCTATCGAGGCCAATGTCATTCAGCGAACCCCCGGACCAAATCGACTGTCCAAGAAGAATTTGAAAAGATCGGCGGGGGTAGTGGTGGCTATACCCTGTTCACCACTGGCCATAGAACAGCTacaaattccttataaaaaggctcGCAAGGATGCCACACATAATGGTTTAACTCCGGAGAATATTACCCAGGTTATACAGGCAGTCATAAATCCGCAAATTGCGCCACATGGAGCGGCATGGACTGATCCCAAACACCGGGTGATCGGGGACGTGGAGGTGTATGTGCATGAGTCGCCTACAGAGACCGTCACTGTGCAACCGGATGGGACTATACAGCACGGTAGgaaattcaatgaaaaaaaaaagcatgtataTATTCTATAGAGTGTAATGATTATGATGGGATTGAtactgatttattttctttttttttctattacaagCAGCCCATGGAGATCCCCAGTGTGCGCCACCACCAGAGCTGACCGCCGACGATTGGGCTGGTCTTGACGACATCTCGTCCTGGACTTCATCGCTGTTGGAACATATCGACTTCACTCCTGCGCAGTGGATCGACTCTCCAGCTACATCCGTAGAGGCTACCACCAGTGCAGAGCCTGTACAACACCATCAGCCTGCAGATCCTGCATCTGGACCCCTACAAGCCGTTCAAGACCCTATGAGCGACCCCCCGTGCACCGTGAGTCCCATCGCTCATGAGGTAGCGGTGCCGAGGCTACCAGCCGGTCCCGCAATTGCTGTTGATGAACACCATGCAGGGGTGCAAGGTGATAAATGGCGTAAACAATTTGCTGATAAACTAGCTGTGTTAACTGCGTCGGTAGATGTAAACTCCTTAGGCATTGCTCGTCAGCGTAAACTGGGGGTGGAGGCTGGTAAACGTGTTGACAGTATATATCAGAAGCTCGAAGAACAGACGAAGAAGTCCTTCACGGCTCTCAGGGCCGAGATTGCGCGTGATCGTATGACTGCTGAATCCCCAAACACTGAGACCAGTAATGGTCGTGCTATCGTTGCCCTTCAGCGTAAGCATTTGGATGCCGTGGCAGCTGTGCGTGTCAACACGCAGGGCATAGTGAGAATTAACGCGCAAGAGGGGTTAAGAGCTGCTAAAACCGCTCGAAAATTCTGGTTAATGCAATCTGCTAGCGAAGCCAACGTCAATGCCTATCGGGCAATGAGTACCGAGATGTCTGTGATTAATGAAACACTAGCAAAGCTTACGATGAatgctattatttgatttgtgtttttgtttttaatgtttttttcttttatttcatgGAGAGGGtatcttttgttttaaactgcatgtaataaaactttttttcttttaatacctgactacttaacgtttttttttttttttaaatattattatttatatatatatatatattttttttttctatctattGGCATAAAAAACTATAGCTGTACACTATGCATAACGCCATTAGccctagaaaaaggaaattcaaatctatagacgtaatcccaagagacggcgtagatctgatagtgggggtagcattatggatttagaacttgaagagatggcaatgaggtatgacgcaaccggcgatacgtctcatttgtcggccgtaggacatgtggggggtgggggcatgtatGCAGAAGGTTGTTTAGACATGCGGGAAATGTGTGTTGGCATAGATAGAACTAGGCGTGTGTTAATTGCAGCTGATGCATGGGGGCATAGCATGGCTAATGCTCTATATCAGgcagcacagataaatgtttcgaacgaaTCAGGTCTAGATGAGATGGTGGGGCTAGAGGCGCCAGGAGATTTAGACACTAGGGGTGTGTTGTATGTGGGGGCAAACACACGAAAGGTACTTAACGCTGTCGGGGGGtggttggatagtgcacaagagagtctatacatatcAGCGCAGATCGATGTACTGCATGGGTCGCAATGTGATGAAGGGATTGGcgagggttttcaggaccccccggctgtggcaggggtccctatagag contains these protein-coding regions:
- the LOC115531636 gene encoding uncharacterized protein LOC115531636, whose translation is MTGVMPVVDLQGSLGCLYLTVAAITSQRIAGAGGESVKQQQGPRGNLPDIRLNIQRPILADQTNVLTSGSFVPIEANVIQRTPGPNRLSKKNLKRSAGVVVAIPCSPLAIEQLQIPYKKARKDATHNGLTPENITQVIQAVINPQIAPHGAAWTDPKHRVIGDVEVYVHESPTETVTVQPDGTIQHAHGDPQCAPPPELTADDWAGLDDISSWTSSLLEHIDFTPAQWIDSPATSVEATTSAEPVQHHQPADPASGPLQAVQDPMSDPPCTVSPIAHEKQLRRYCVNDVMILYTACGIYRENFIECANIDPLAYATLASNPVLKKTYGELWVQFHLKVKALKRDHDLRDVVMWECVMGS